In a genomic window of Bacillota bacterium:
- a CDS encoding ABC transporter ATP-binding protein, producing the protein MGEAVVITRDLQKDFGSVKALRGLDLEVRRGEIWGLIGPDGAGKTTALRLLAGLFPPTRGEALVLGARLTPLGAAALERARHRIGYMPQGQCCYGDLTVSENLHFFGRIYGVGSPARKERIDFLLEFTGLAPFARRPADHLSGGMRQKLGLACSILPEPELLLLDEPTTGVDPAARQDFWDLLRALRQEREPAVLIATPYMDEAARCDQIVLLHEGRVLAVGPPASLAGLLEGKILEVKVAQGAQIYRAREVLASLPGVKDANLFGDHLHLTVEQIQEEEVQAALAGAGLPDAEVRQVPPSCEDIFLSLLARRGNMVERGDGSDGPG; encoded by the coding sequence TTGGGGGAAGCGGTTGTCATCACCCGCGATTTGCAGAAGGATTTCGGGAGCGTGAAAGCGCTCCGGGGCCTCGATCTTGAGGTCAGGCGGGGTGAAATTTGGGGTCTTATCGGGCCCGATGGGGCCGGTAAAACCACGGCTTTGCGCCTCCTGGCCGGCCTCTTTCCTCCGACCCGGGGAGAGGCTCTTGTTTTAGGGGCGCGGCTCACCCCCCTGGGCGCCGCGGCGCTGGAGCGGGCGCGGCACCGGATCGGCTACATGCCCCAGGGCCAGTGCTGCTACGGGGATTTAACAGTTTCCGAAAACCTGCACTTTTTCGGGCGGATTTACGGTGTCGGCAGCCCCGCCAGAAAAGAGCGGATCGATTTCCTGCTGGAGTTCACGGGCCTTGCTCCCTTCGCGAGGCGCCCGGCGGATCACCTTTCAGGTGGGATGCGCCAGAAGCTGGGCCTGGCCTGCAGCATTCTCCCTGAACCGGAGCTCTTGCTTCTGGATGAACCCACCACCGGCGTCGACCCTGCAGCCCGCCAGGATTTCTGGGATTTGCTCAGGGCTTTACGGCAGGAGCGGGAGCCGGCCGTTCTCATCGCCACCCCCTACATGGACGAGGCCGCCCGCTGCGATCAGATCGTGCTTTTGCACGAGGGGAGGGTCCTGGCGGTAGGGCCCCCGGCCTCCCTTGCCGGATTGCTGGAGGGAAAGATCCTGGAAGTGAAGGTGGCGCAGGGAGCGCAGATCTACCGCGCCCGGGAGGTGCTGGCCTCCCTGCCGGGCGTAAAAGATGCCAACCTTTTCGGCGACCATTTGCACCTGACAGTGGAGCAGATCCAGGAGGAAGAAGTGCAGGCTGCCCTGGCCGGGGCAGGGCTGCCCGATGCGGAAGTCCGGCAGGTTCCTCCCTCCTGCGAGGACATCTTTCTTTCCCTCCTGGCGCGCCGGGGAAATATGGTGGAAAGAGGGGATGGCAGTGACGGCCCTGGTTAA
- a CDS encoding ABC transporter ATP-binding protein, with product MAVTALVKSRGEQGLPEGRDKQAVIVTENLLKAFGSFVAVDRVSITVRAGEVFGLLGPNGAGKSTLVRMLCGILAPTAGGAHVLGFDLNSEAERVKAHIGYMSQRFSLYQDLTGEENLLFYAEIYGVSGRRRSLRIAEVAALLDLTKWLRLRVEHLPRGIRQRLALGCALLHEPPLLFLDEPTSGVDPRARRLFWDIIHRLAQEGVTVLVTTHYMDEAAYCHRLAFMYGGKLLICGTPEQVKERSGEQNLEAAFVRLVRGQGNFTARG from the coding sequence ATGGCAGTGACGGCCCTGGTTAAAAGCCGGGGAGAACAGGGGCTGCCGGAGGGGCGAGATAAGCAGGCGGTAATCGTCACCGAAAACCTCCTGAAAGCATTCGGGAGCTTCGTTGCCGTCGACCGGGTCAGCATCACGGTCCGGGCGGGGGAGGTTTTCGGGCTGCTGGGGCCGAACGGGGCGGGAAAGTCCACCCTGGTCCGGATGCTCTGCGGAATTCTTGCTCCTACGGCAGGAGGGGCGCACGTTCTGGGCTTCGACCTGAATTCAGAAGCCGAGCGGGTCAAGGCGCACATCGGCTACATGTCCCAGCGCTTCAGCCTCTACCAGGATCTGACAGGAGAGGAGAACCTGTTGTTTTACGCCGAGATTTACGGGGTTTCGGGGAGGCGGCGCAGCTTGCGGATCGCGGAGGTTGCGGCGCTGCTCGATCTGACGAAGTGGCTCCGCCTGCGGGTGGAGCATTTGCCTCGCGGCATCCGGCAGCGGCTCGCGCTGGGCTGCGCCCTCCTGCACGAACCCCCTCTTTTGTTCCTGGACGAACCCACCTCCGGGGTGGACCCCCGGGCGCGGCGCCTTTTCTGGGATATCATCCACCGTCTTGCCCAGGAAGGGGTGACGGTTTTAGTGACGACCCACTACATGGACGAGGCGGCTTACTGCCACAGGCTTGCTTTTATGTATGGAGGAAAGCTCCTGATCTGCGGAACGCCGGAGCAGGTAAAAGAGCGGTCAGGAGAGCAAAACCTGGAGGCGGCCTTTGTGAGGCTGGTGCGCGGCCAGGGGAATTTTACAGCCAGGGGGTAG
- a CDS encoding ABC transporter permease, whose translation MQRVLPIIYKELIQMRRDRLTLAMMLLLPVIQLLLFGFAVNTDVKHLPTVVWDQSRSRASREILDAFQHSQYFDLRYAAGSYREVTACLDSGRARVGIIFPPDFARKLKRGQSAPVQVLVDASDPMTATSAISTSQLIGQLKSFEIVARTLPARSSGSEALPVDVRVRAWYNPDLLSVNFMVPGLLGVILTIAMVLFTAMAVVRERERGTLEQLIVTPVRPAELMVGKILPYMAVALVMMTLALLAGVIVFRVPINGSIGLLYLLSLVFMLACLGIGLLISTVARNQQQAMQMAFFIIFPTILLSGFVFPREAMPPFFYALGYLVPATYFLQILRGIILKGIGLNYLWPQVLSLLVFGLIVNLVSILRFHKRLS comes from the coding sequence GTGCAAAGGGTGCTTCCGATTATTTACAAGGAACTGATCCAGATGCGGCGCGACCGGCTGACCCTCGCAATGATGCTCCTGCTTCCCGTAATCCAGCTTTTGCTTTTCGGGTTTGCCGTAAACACAGATGTCAAGCACCTCCCCACCGTGGTCTGGGACCAGTCCCGGAGCCGGGCAAGCAGGGAGATCCTTGATGCCTTCCAGCACTCCCAGTACTTCGACCTGCGCTACGCCGCCGGGAGCTACCGCGAGGTAACCGCCTGCCTGGACAGCGGGAGGGCGCGGGTGGGGATCATCTTCCCCCCGGACTTCGCCCGGAAGTTGAAGCGGGGTCAGAGCGCCCCGGTGCAGGTGCTCGTTGACGCTTCGGACCCGATGACGGCCACTTCTGCCATCAGCACTTCCCAGCTGATCGGGCAGTTGAAGTCCTTCGAGATCGTTGCCCGTACCCTCCCGGCGCGGAGTTCCGGCAGCGAAGCCCTTCCGGTTGATGTCCGGGTGCGCGCCTGGTACAACCCGGACCTCCTCTCGGTGAACTTTATGGTGCCGGGGCTCCTGGGGGTAATCCTGACCATCGCGATGGTCCTGTTTACCGCAATGGCCGTCGTCCGGGAACGGGAGCGGGGGACGCTGGAGCAGCTGATCGTCACTCCGGTCCGCCCTGCGGAACTGATGGTTGGAAAAATTTTACCCTACATGGCCGTTGCCCTGGTGATGATGACCCTTGCCCTGCTGGCGGGGGTGATCGTCTTCCGGGTTCCCATCAACGGGAGCATCGGGCTCCTTTACCTTCTTTCCCTTGTTTTCATGCTGGCCTGCTTAGGGATCGGCCTCCTTATTTCCACCGTTGCCAGAAACCAGCAGCAGGCGATGCAGATGGCCTTTTTCATCATTTTTCCTACCATCCTGCTCTCGGGGTTCGTCTTCCCCCGCGAGGCGATGCCCCCCTTCTTTTACGCGCTCGGCTACCTCGTTCCCGCCACCTACTTCCTTCAGATCCTGCGCGGGATCATTCTCAAAGGGATCGGGCTCAACTACCTCTGGCCCCAGGTGCTTTCCCTCCTGGTCTTCGGCCTCATTGTGAACCTCGTCAGCATCCTGCGCTTCCACAAAAGACTTTCCTGA
- a CDS encoding metal-sensitive transcriptional regulator — MAKLKTARGGGSLNSYEPVRDELLERLRKIEGQVRGLQRMVEDGRYCIDVLTQLAAARQGLNRVGLLILERHLKGCVVNAIRAGEEERAVKELHQVLLRFLR; from the coding sequence ATGGCAAAATTAAAAACGGCACGGGGAGGTGGGAGCTTGAATTCTTACGAACCTGTCAGGGATGAACTTCTGGAGAGATTGCGAAAAATCGAAGGGCAGGTCCGGGGCCTCCAGCGCATGGTCGAGGATGGTCGCTACTGCATTGATGTCCTGACGCAGCTTGCTGCCGCAAGGCAGGGCCTGAACCGCGTGGGCCTCCTCATTCTGGAGCGCCACCTGAAGGGGTGCGTCGTCAACGCCATCCGGGCGGGGGAGGAGGAAAGGGCGGTGAAAGAGCTTCACCAGGTTCTGCTCCGGTTTCTTCGTTGA
- a CDS encoding copper-translocating P-type ATPase → MERELRDAALRGPTGGQGPPPEHQEKGGKGPAPEGETKRLYLTVRGMSCAACVRRIENALRQTPGVVQASVNFAGEKAVVDYVPGVVAPEELRSLVQGLGYEALLDEEQPPDHEEAAREGDLKKLGRTLLFAAAFTVPVVLGSFREFLPGIPALLANPWLLLLLTTPVQFGAGWRFYLGAWSALKARSADMNVLIATGTSAAYLYSLLMTVAPGYFEARGMTPVIYYDTAAVIITLILLGRYLEARAKRQTSAAIRKLMGLRPKMARVVRAGREVEVPVEEVVPGDLVVVRPGEKVPVDGVIVEGHSTLDESMLTGESVPVEKGPGDEVIGATLNRTGTFRFRATKVGRETVLAQIIRLVEEAQGSKPPIQRLADVVASYFVPAVLGIAVLTFLGWYFFGPAPSLLYALLNFVAVLIIACPCALGLATPTAVMVGTGKGAEYGVLIKNGESLELAHRLSTIVFDKTGTLTEGEPVVTDVMARGAGERDLLFYAAAAEQGSEHPLGEAVVRHAREQAGLDLPGAEDFEAIPGRGVRALVAGKEVLVGTPELLEGRKVVLGDLKHEGEVLAEQGKTPMYVALDGVCVGLIGVADRLKPTSRRAIAALHQMGLETVMITGDHARTAAAIAREAGITRFRARVLPGDKAAEIKKLQEEGRIVGMVGDGINDAPALAQADVGIALGTGTDVAMASSDITLITGDLLGVVTALQLSRRTIRTIKQNLFWAFIYNIIGIPVAAGVLYPFFGVLLNPMIAALAMAFSSVSVVTNSLRLRSFRPRFPRLPEG, encoded by the coding sequence ATGGAGCGGGAATTAAGGGATGCTGCGCTAAGAGGCCCGACCGGGGGCCAGGGGCCCCCTCCGGAGCATCAAGAGAAAGGAGGGAAGGGACCGGCCCCGGAAGGGGAAACGAAGCGCCTTTACCTGACCGTCCGGGGGATGTCCTGCGCGGCCTGCGTGCGCAGGATTGAAAACGCCCTCCGGCAGACGCCCGGCGTTGTTCAGGCCTCCGTCAACTTTGCCGGGGAAAAGGCCGTCGTCGACTACGTTCCCGGGGTTGTCGCCCCGGAGGAACTGCGGTCCCTGGTGCAGGGTTTGGGGTACGAGGCCCTGCTGGACGAGGAACAGCCGCCGGACCATGAGGAGGCGGCGCGGGAAGGCGATCTTAAGAAACTGGGCCGGACGCTGCTCTTTGCCGCGGCTTTCACGGTGCCGGTGGTGCTGGGCAGCTTCCGGGAGTTTCTCCCCGGCATCCCTGCCTTGCTGGCCAACCCCTGGCTCCTGCTTCTCCTCACCACGCCCGTTCAGTTCGGAGCAGGGTGGCGTTTTTACCTGGGCGCCTGGTCGGCACTCAAGGCCCGCAGCGCCGACATGAACGTCCTCATCGCTACGGGTACGAGCGCCGCCTACCTGTACAGCCTCCTCATGACCGTGGCGCCTGGCTACTTTGAGGCGCGGGGGATGACCCCCGTGATTTACTACGATACGGCGGCGGTGATCATCACCCTGATCCTGCTGGGCCGGTATCTTGAGGCGCGGGCAAAGCGGCAGACCTCAGCGGCGATCAGGAAGTTGATGGGATTGCGGCCCAAGATGGCCAGGGTGGTGCGCGCCGGGAGGGAGGTGGAGGTCCCTGTAGAGGAGGTGGTTCCCGGCGATCTCGTGGTCGTCAGGCCCGGGGAAAAGGTCCCTGTGGATGGGGTGATTGTGGAAGGGCATTCCACCCTGGATGAGTCGATGCTGACAGGTGAAAGCGTTCCGGTGGAGAAGGGGCCGGGAGACGAAGTGATCGGGGCGACTTTGAACAGGACGGGAACCTTCCGGTTCCGCGCCACAAAGGTGGGAAGAGAAACGGTTCTCGCCCAGATTATCAGGCTGGTGGAGGAGGCCCAGGGATCAAAGCCCCCCATTCAGCGCCTTGCCGATGTGGTGGCGAGCTACTTCGTGCCGGCCGTTTTAGGCATCGCCGTCCTCACCTTCCTCGGCTGGTACTTTTTCGGGCCCGCCCCCTCCCTGCTCTACGCCCTGCTTAATTTCGTCGCAGTTCTGATCATCGCCTGCCCCTGCGCCCTGGGCCTGGCAACGCCCACTGCAGTGATGGTGGGCACGGGAAAGGGAGCCGAGTACGGAGTCCTGATCAAAAACGGGGAAAGCCTGGAGCTGGCCCACAGGCTGAGTACCATCGTTTTCGACAAAACGGGGACCCTGACCGAAGGGGAGCCGGTTGTGACCGATGTTATGGCGCGGGGAGCAGGGGAGCGGGACCTGCTGTTCTATGCCGCCGCTGCGGAGCAGGGCTCGGAGCACCCTCTGGGGGAGGCGGTGGTGCGCCACGCGCGGGAGCAGGCCGGCCTTGATCTTCCCGGCGCGGAAGATTTTGAGGCGATCCCCGGGCGGGGGGTGCGCGCCCTGGTTGCGGGGAAGGAGGTTCTCGTGGGAACTCCGGAACTCCTCGAGGGGAGGAAAGTAGTTCTAGGAGACCTGAAGCATGAAGGAGAAGTCCTCGCGGAGCAGGGAAAGACTCCCATGTATGTTGCGCTCGATGGGGTGTGCGTGGGGCTGATCGGTGTTGCCGACCGGCTCAAGCCCACCTCGCGGCGCGCCATCGCCGCCCTGCACCAGATGGGCCTGGAGACGGTGATGATCACCGGGGACCACGCCCGCACTGCGGCGGCCATTGCCCGGGAAGCCGGCATCACCCGGTTCCGGGCGCGCGTCCTGCCGGGGGACAAGGCAGCAGAGATCAAGAAACTGCAGGAAGAGGGGCGGATTGTGGGAATGGTGGGCGACGGGATCAACGACGCCCCGGCGCTTGCCCAGGCCGATGTCGGAATCGCCCTGGGAACCGGCACCGATGTGGCGATGGCCTCCTCAGACATCACCCTGATCACCGGCGACCTGCTGGGGGTGGTTACGGCACTCCAGCTGAGCAGGAGAACGATCAGGACGATCAAGCAGAACCTTTTCTGGGCTTTTATCTACAACATCATCGGAATTCCCGTTGCCGCGGGGGTGCTTTACCCGTTTTTCGGGGTCCTGCTCAACCCGATGATTGCGGCGCTGGCGATGGCATTCAGTTCTGTCTCCGTTGTTACCAACTCCTTGCGCCTGCGCTCATTCAGGCCGCGCTTTCCCCGGCTGCCGGAGGGCTGA
- a CDS encoding isoprenylcysteine carboxylmethyltransferase family protein, with product MWSLVFFNSALFLLFVFAFLHPRKKREWRSLGVAAAFIVALFTEMYGFPLTVYILTGVLGAKYPALQPFSHARGHLLATLFLGEKWTLVVCQLGNLFMLGGMALVAAGWWRIYRAQGGLVTGGIYRYLRHPQYLGLIIFAAGLIVQWPTIAGLLMFPLVVLAYVRLAGREEKELEREFGEAYLFYKERTPAFLPFLRRSALNSYSSCREV from the coding sequence ATGTGGAGTCTTGTTTTCTTCAACAGCGCCCTCTTTTTGCTCTTTGTGTTTGCTTTCCTCCACCCCCGGAAGAAGCGAGAGTGGCGCTCTCTGGGGGTCGCCGCTGCCTTTATCGTCGCGCTTTTTACGGAAATGTACGGCTTTCCTTTAACAGTTTACATTTTAACCGGGGTTTTAGGTGCTAAGTATCCTGCTTTGCAACCTTTTTCCCACGCCCGGGGGCACCTCCTGGCCACTTTGTTTTTAGGTGAAAAGTGGACGCTTGTCGTTTGCCAGCTTGGGAACCTTTTCATGCTGGGCGGCATGGCGCTTGTGGCTGCAGGGTGGTGGCGAATTTACCGCGCCCAGGGAGGACTGGTCACCGGGGGGATCTATCGCTACCTGCGGCACCCCCAGTATCTCGGGTTGATCATTTTTGCAGCGGGCCTCATCGTCCAGTGGCCGACCATTGCTGGCCTGCTGATGTTCCCGCTGGTGGTTCTTGCCTATGTGCGTTTGGCCGGCAGGGAGGAAAAGGAACTGGAAAGAGAGTTTGGGGAGGCTTACCTTTTCTATAAAGAGAGAACCCCGGCCTTTCTTCCTTTCTTGAGGCGCTCCGCACTCAATTCGTACAGTTCGTGCAGGGAGGTGTGA
- the ltrA gene encoding group II intron reverse transcriptase/maturase, translating into MKYYSLIDKVYRIENLKKAYGAVKANNGAPGVDGETVRAFGENLDDEIAKLHLELKTGTYRPSPVLRVEIPKPDGGKRLLGIPTVRDRVVQQALLNVLQPIFDQDFHPSSYGYRPGRSCQQAVAKAERFMNRYGLTHVVDMDLSKCFDRLDHDLILQGVNRKVSDGSVLRLIRLFLEAGVMRDGVFEGTEVGSPQGGVISPLLTNIYLDYFDRAMKERGIRIVRYADDILIFARTPRQAERYMKTAYEILEGELKLVVNKEKTRITSVYEGVAYLGFIIYPKNVGIHPKKIKAFKEAIRQLTPRNHGMNVEEMVRRLNPILRGWINYFRIANCKRVLRELMGWIRRRLRMKKMLEWKTWKAFHKALRRRGYKGEFEKISMRRWRNSASPLVSMALPNTWFDEIGLVNLERYEVGILHRYYES; encoded by the coding sequence ATGAAGTACTACAGCCTAATAGACAAAGTATACCGTATTGAGAACCTGAAGAAGGCATACGGTGCCGTCAAGGCGAACAATGGTGCTCCCGGGGTAGACGGGGAGACCGTGCGAGCCTTCGGCGAGAATCTAGACGATGAAATAGCCAAACTTCATCTTGAACTCAAGACCGGGACGTACAGACCAAGCCCAGTCCTGAGGGTGGAGATACCCAAGCCGGATGGAGGGAAGAGGCTGCTTGGGATACCTACCGTTAGGGACAGGGTAGTCCAGCAAGCACTGTTAAACGTACTTCAGCCAATCTTTGACCAAGACTTTCACCCGTCAAGCTATGGATACCGACCGGGGCGTTCCTGCCAGCAGGCAGTAGCCAAAGCCGAGAGGTTCATGAACCGGTATGGACTTACACATGTAGTAGACATGGACCTCTCCAAGTGCTTTGACCGTCTTGACCATGACCTAATTCTTCAGGGAGTGAACCGGAAAGTCAGCGATGGTTCTGTGCTGCGATTAATCCGGTTGTTCCTGGAGGCTGGCGTCATGAGGGACGGGGTCTTTGAAGGGACTGAAGTAGGGAGTCCACAAGGTGGTGTAATATCACCCCTTCTCACCAACATCTATCTGGACTATTTTGACCGGGCGATGAAAGAGAGGGGTATTCGCATAGTTCGCTATGCGGACGATATTCTCATCTTTGCCAGGACACCCCGGCAGGCGGAAAGGTACATGAAGACTGCCTATGAAATCCTTGAAGGCGAGCTCAAACTCGTTGTCAACAAGGAAAAGACGCGTATAACCAGCGTCTATGAGGGTGTAGCCTATCTTGGGTTTATCATCTACCCCAAGAATGTGGGCATTCACCCCAAGAAAATAAAGGCCTTCAAAGAGGCTATCCGCCAGCTGACGCCCCGGAACCATGGCATGAATGTGGAGGAAATGGTCAGGAGGCTTAACCCCATCCTGCGGGGGTGGATTAACTACTTCCGCATAGCGAACTGCAAGAGAGTACTTCGCGAGCTCATGGGATGGATACGTCGACGGCTCCGAATGAAGAAGATGCTGGAGTGGAAGACCTGGAAGGCGTTTCATAAAGCCCTTCGCCGTCGAGGTTACAAAGGGGAATTTGAGAAGATATCCATGCGAAGATGGAGAAACTCAGCCAGTCCTCTCGTTTCGATGGCTCTTCCAAACACCTGGTTTGACGAAATCGGTTTAGTTAACCTCGAGAGATATGAGGTTGGCATCTTGCATCGTTATTATGAAAGCTAA
- a CDS encoding homoserine O-acetyltransferase, whose amino-acid sequence MSKVRGDPRVSDPLNVLVKKAPDQHDPPDSLRSVGWTVPHRVRLADEKNPLPLDCGRTFAPVDVEYEVYGELNPARDNAILILHALSGDAHAAGWSARADELGRPWLKKRPGWWDGMIGPGKAFDTTKYCVICSNLLGSCYGTTGPASIDPETGRPYGLRFPVVTVGDWVRLQERLVSYLGITRLRAVAGGSLGGQQALEWALAYPERVESALIIASAARLSDQGLAFNAVARHAITTDPNFQDGDYYGKATPDRGLAAARMLGHITYLSEVSMRWKFGRRFCNGEGPGFHLGVDFEVESYLRHQGEAFVERFDANSYLYITRAMDYYDAANWGEGDLDRACSRIQSRLLLVSFSSDWLYPPEQMKELALALTRSRKRVSYVNIPSTYGHDAFLLEVEKLSCLVRSFLEGGRLA is encoded by the coding sequence TTGTCAAAAGTTCGAGGTGATCCCAGGGTGAGCGATCCGCTCAACGTTCTCGTCAAAAAGGCTCCCGATCAACATGATCCACCTGACTCTCTGCGTTCCGTAGGGTGGACCGTGCCGCATCGGGTGCGGCTTGCAGATGAAAAAAACCCCCTTCCCCTCGACTGCGGGAGAACCTTTGCTCCCGTTGATGTGGAGTACGAAGTTTACGGGGAGCTGAACCCCGCTCGGGACAACGCCATCCTGATCCTGCACGCCCTTTCGGGAGATGCTCATGCTGCAGGCTGGAGCGCCAGGGCCGACGAACTGGGCCGCCCCTGGCTTAAGAAAAGGCCCGGCTGGTGGGACGGGATGATCGGCCCGGGCAAGGCTTTTGATACCACGAAGTACTGCGTGATCTGTTCCAATCTTTTGGGAAGCTGCTACGGAACAACAGGCCCCGCTTCCATCGATCCCGAAACCGGGCGGCCCTACGGCCTCCGCTTTCCTGTAGTAACCGTGGGAGACTGGGTCCGGCTGCAGGAGCGCCTGGTCAGTTATCTCGGCATCACGCGCCTGCGCGCGGTGGCAGGAGGTTCCCTGGGCGGGCAGCAGGCCCTGGAGTGGGCGCTTGCCTACCCGGAGCGCGTGGAATCGGCTCTGATCATTGCTTCTGCGGCCCGCCTGAGCGACCAGGGGCTTGCCTTCAACGCCGTTGCCAGGCACGCGATCACTACCGATCCCAATTTTCAAGACGGCGACTACTACGGGAAGGCGACGCCGGACCGGGGGCTTGCAGCCGCCCGGATGCTCGGCCATATCACCTACCTTTCGGAGGTTTCGATGCGCTGGAAATTCGGCCGCAGGTTTTGCAACGGGGAGGGCCCCGGGTTTCACCTGGGCGTGGATTTCGAGGTTGAGAGCTATCTCCGGCATCAGGGAGAGGCCTTTGTGGAGAGATTTGACGCCAACAGCTACCTTTACATCACCCGGGCGATGGACTACTATGATGCCGCGAACTGGGGGGAGGGGGACCTGGATCGGGCCTGCAGCAGGATTCAAAGCAGATTGCTCCTGGTTTCTTTTTCCTCCGATTGGCTTTATCCACCGGAGCAGATGAAGGAACTGGCGCTTGCCCTGACCCGTAGCAGGAAGCGGGTGAGTTATGTCAATATTCCATCCACCTACGGGCATGATGCCTTCCTCCTTGAGGTCGAGAAGCTCTCCTGCCTGGTCCGCTCCTTTCTGGAAGGGGGGAGGCTCGCGTGA
- the metW gene encoding methionine biosynthesis protein MetW, whose product MNGNGKHRWDHEAIFDLIPEGSSVLDLGCGDGELLARLMAEKKVEGLGIEKDFHRVAGAIARGVPVLHLDLDEGLTGLPDGFFDFVVLEKTLQEVNKPLFVLEEMLRVGRAGVISFPNFGHWHVVASLILTGRMPVTPALPYQWYETPNIHLFTVRDFLDWARSSQVRIERGLSWVEGRVLPFCEEDAVIAEEVLFVVSRAL is encoded by the coding sequence GTGAACGGAAACGGAAAACACCGCTGGGATCACGAGGCCATTTTTGATCTTATCCCCGAGGGGTCCTCTGTCCTCGACCTGGGCTGCGGGGATGGGGAACTCCTCGCAAGGCTGATGGCAGAGAAGAAAGTCGAGGGGCTGGGAATTGAAAAGGATTTTCACCGGGTGGCAGGAGCCATCGCCAGGGGGGTTCCCGTCCTGCATTTGGATCTGGACGAGGGGCTGACAGGCTTGCCGGACGGTTTTTTTGATTTTGTGGTTTTGGAGAAAACCCTGCAGGAGGTCAACAAACCCCTCTTTGTTCTTGAGGAAATGCTCCGGGTTGGAAGGGCCGGGGTGATCAGTTTCCCGAACTTCGGACACTGGCATGTCGTTGCCTCGCTGATTTTAACGGGGAGAATGCCGGTGACGCCGGCCCTTCCCTACCAGTGGTATGAGACTCCAAACATCCACCTCTTCACGGTGAGAGATTTTCTCGATTGGGCGCGCTCCAGTCAGGTCCGGATAGAACGGGGGTTGTCTTGGGTCGAGGGAAGGGTTCTTCCTTTTTGCGAGGAGGATGCCGTAATTGCCGAGGAGGTTTTGTTTGTCGTCTCCCGTGCTTTGTAA
- a CDS encoding YezD family protein — protein sequence MKGLLLLLKDLRYGSVTLVVQDGKIVQMERIEKVRLC from the coding sequence CTGAAAGGGCTTCTCTTGCTTTTAAAAGATCTCCGCTACGGAAGTGTGACCCTCGTGGTGCAGGACGGGAAAATAGTCCAAATGGAAAGAATTGAAAAAGTTCGCCTCTGTTGA
- the cysK gene encoding cysteine synthase A, which yields MRIYENLTELIGGTPLLRLKTLSQGTGAEIAGKLESFNPAGSVKDRIGYAMIKDAEERGLIDKDTVIIEPTSGNTGIALAFVCAARGYRLILTMPETMSIERRNLLKAYGAELVLTPGAEGMKGAVRKAEELAAQIPNSFIPQQFRNPANPAIHRATTALEIWEDTEGQVDLVVGGVGTGGTITGVAEVLKPRKESLKIVAVEPAESPVLSGGKPGPHRIQGIGAGFIPEVLNLSLVDEIIQVRYEEAAATSRMLARSLGLLVGVSSGAAAFAARLVARRPENQGKLIVVILPDTGERYLSTTLFQEEENINQLRGVLNLAAVQARC from the coding sequence ATGCGCATTTATGAAAACCTGACGGAGCTGATTGGGGGTACACCCTTGCTGCGCCTGAAAACGCTTTCTCAGGGTACAGGTGCAGAGATCGCGGGAAAGCTGGAGTCCTTCAACCCTGCCGGCAGCGTCAAGGACCGGATCGGCTACGCCATGATCAAAGATGCCGAGGAGCGGGGATTGATTGACAAGGATACGGTGATCATCGAGCCCACCAGCGGGAACACGGGGATTGCCCTCGCCTTCGTCTGCGCCGCCAGGGGTTACCGCTTGATTCTCACGATGCCCGAGACAATGAGCATCGAGCGGCGCAACCTCCTGAAAGCATACGGGGCAGAACTGGTCCTGACACCCGGTGCAGAGGGAATGAAAGGAGCGGTCCGGAAGGCAGAAGAACTGGCGGCCCAGATCCCGAATTCCTTTATTCCCCAGCAGTTCCGGAATCCCGCGAATCCGGCCATCCACCGCGCCACCACGGCTCTCGAGATTTGGGAGGATACCGAAGGCCAGGTGGATCTTGTTGTGGGCGGAGTCGGCACGGGGGGAACGATTACCGGTGTCGCAGAAGTGCTGAAACCCCGCAAGGAGTCGTTGAAGATTGTTGCCGTCGAGCCGGCGGAGTCCCCCGTGCTCTCGGGAGGGAAGCCGGGGCCGCACCGCATCCAGGGGATCGGTGCGGGTTTTATCCCTGAGGTGCTCAACCTGTCCCTTGTTGATGAAATTATCCAGGTCCGCTACGAGGAGGCGGCTGCAACCAGCCGGATGCTGGCGCGCAGCCTCGGGCTGCTGGTCGGGGTTTCTTCAGGCGCGGCGGCCTTTGCAGCCCGGCTGGTGGCCCGGCGCCCCGAAAATCAAGGGAAGCTGATCGTAGTCATTCTCCCCGATACGGGGGAACGCTACTTGAGCACCACCCTCTTCCAGGAAGAGGAAAACATCAACCAGTTGCGGGGCGTGCTTAACCTGGCTGCCGTTCAGGCCCGGTGCTGA